Below is a genomic region from Lysobacter terrestris.
ACGCCCGCGCAGTGGTGGCGTAGCGCGGCCGGCGGGTTAACCTGCGCGGCCGCCTGCATTCATCCCGGTGACTCGCCGCTACACGGCGCGAACCTCCACCGCAAACCGGTCAGCCCAACGCCTTCTCGATGTCCTTGGCGATCGCCTCGGGCTTGTCGGTGGGCGCATAGCGCTTGATCACCGTGCCATCGCGGCCGACCAGGAACTTGCTGAAGTTCCACTTGATCGCATCGATGCCGAGGAACCCGCCCTTCTCGTCCTTGAGCCACTTCCACAGCGGGTGCGCCTTGTCGCCGTTGACGTCGACCTTGGCGAACATCGGGAAGGTCACGTCGTAGTTGAGCGAGCAGAAGTTCTTGATCTCCGCTTCGTCGCCCGGCTCCTGGTGGCCGAACTGGTCACATGGGAAACCCATCACGACCAGCCCGCGCCCCTCGTAGTCGCGCCAGAGCTTTTCCAGGCCGGTGTACTGCGGGGTGAAGCCGCATTGCGAGGCCACGTTGACGACCAGCAGCACCTTGCCGCGGTAGTCCGCGAGCGATCGCGACTGGCCGTCGATGTCGTTGGCGGTGAAGTCGTAGGCGGTGGTCATGGGCGCGGCGTCCTGGCGGAGGGTCCGAGCATACTCCGCGCCCGAACCGGAAAAAAAGAAACGCCGGGCGAACCCGGCGTTCCATTCGATGCGACTTCGTTGCAACCGGCCTGCGATGCCGCGGCCGCAAGGCGCGTCCGGTCAGAACGACGCCTTGAACTCCACGCCCACCGTGCGCGGCTCGTTGATGAAGCCGGTCAGGTTGTTGAAGTCGATGCCGC
It encodes:
- a CDS encoding glutathione peroxidase; protein product: MTTAYDFTANDIDGQSRSLADYRGKVLLVVNVASQCGFTPQYTGLEKLWRDYEGRGLVVMGFPCDQFGHQEPGDEAEIKNFCSLNYDVTFPMFAKVDVNGDKAHPLWKWLKDEKGGFLGIDAIKWNFSKFLVGRDGTVIKRYAPTDKPEAIAKDIEKALG